The Polyangium aurulentum genomic interval TCCCCGTCTCGTGTACATCAACGACATTCACCGGCAGTGCATACTGCTCGCCCGTGGGCCGCTCGAGCATGTCGAGCACCACTGCCGTCGTGCGGATGCGAAGCGTGGCAGTCCTTCCTGCTCGGTCGTCCCGAGGTCGCACGAATAACCGATGGATTCCACGGACCCGCGTACGTGCAAGCACGTCCGTCAGGCGCTTCTTGCGCCTGCCATGCTGAATGAAGCGAGATCCGTATGTCGAACGGACCGTGAACCATTGCCCCGTACTGTGCAGAGTTTTGAGTGTGGCATATCGGTCCCCCTCGCGGTCGAGTTGGAACCACACTCGCGTCGTTGATGCGACCAGACGCTCCTTGCTCGCCTCGATCGTGCGGAGCCAGTGTCGAGTCTCTTTCGCCGCCACCACACGCAGGTGACAGTCGTTTCGTTTCTTCTGGGGCACACGGTTCCACCATTGCTGGTCGAGGATCCCCAGCGGAACACCATCGGGAGAAACCGCGTATGCGTGGACGACCTTAAGCCCCCGAGCGCCCAGCGTCGTGCTCCCGACTGCACCGAAATCCTTCGCGTACTTCCGGTCGGTCAACCGGAGGCTCGTGCCGTCGACGACCACGAAGATGAACGGCTGTCCCTCGCATCGGCCGGCGGTCGCGACGGCCATCGCGTCGAGGATATCACTCTCTCGAATGTGCGGATTCGCAAGGAAATCGTGGGTTCCTTGCTGCTCGGCATGGCAGCGAAACACCTCCAAGACCGTCCCGCCCGGGTGGCGCGCGGCCTCCGCTGCCATCCGAACCAGACGAACGGTCCTGCGCGCGTCGCCGAGCTGTGCATGACCGAACTCCTCGTGTGCCCACTCCCGTGTCTCTTGCCGGCTTGCCAACATCGCAGCCCTGAGCGACCGAGAGCCCCTACAAATTCCCGGGAAAACCAGGATGCGATCAATGCTCAGCCACCTTCGTGGGCTGATCGGACGGAGAGACGACAATGGCGAATGGTGAACAGAATGCACAGAAGTTGCTCGAGTTCTTCGCCCAGACGGACGCGAACGGCGAGACCGCCAATGGCGCATCTCCGCCACGCTCACCCTTCGGGATCCGGCTGCCTTCGGGTCGGACCCTGTTCTGGCGGACCTGCCCACGGTTGTGGTGGGGCCGCTGATCCACAAGCGGCAGGTCGTGGCGCTCGCAAAGTATCCCGGAAGCGTGCTCAAGTGGTCGTTGCGCTTCGAGAGCGACGCAGCCCGCGCAAAAGCGCGCGTATGGCTGCACCCCGGCATTTCGTCGACGGGCGAATGCGGCATCTTCGTCGTACCGCATGGCCGTGTGTCATGATCTCGCTACAAGAGCCGACCGAGGCCCCATCGAGGATCCTCACCGTCGAGGGATGGCTCTCGCTCGAGGAAGATTACCTGCCACGTGTCTGCTCGGGTGAGCTGCGCGACGCGCCCCCCGAGGCCCAGGCCGCGCTCGTGATTGCCGCGCGCACCTACGTGCTCCGCGCGATGCGAGACGATCCCAGGCTCGGGCGCTCGAGACCGATTCCAAACGGGGAGGGCTTTCAAGTCTTCGCCGGACACGCGACGGCGGCTTGCACCGTGGCGGCAACACGCACGCGAGGCCTGGTCGTGCGGCACAATGGGCGGATGATCCTGGCAAACTACGTGGCTGGCGCGCCTTGGATGAACGACGGCACTCTCGGAAGGGACGTGACGAACACCGAGCGATGGGTCACGTACAACGCTGGACGGAGCGGAGCTGTGGTGATCCCAACGCGCCTGAGCCTCGCCACGCATCCTGGTAACCGTGGGTGCATGAGCCAAAACGGCGCTCATTACCTGGCTGCGCGCGGCTACGGATACCAGACGATCCTGCGTTACTTCTATGGTGATGACATCGAGCTCTTCAAACTCAAAACGGAGGGGAACGGGCGGCTCGTAGGCGTGCTCGCGCTCGCTGCGCTCGGGCTGTTGATCATTGAGGGCGAGCGAAACTGAGAACGTAAACCTGCGCCGCGGCGAATCCCGAGCCCTTGGCAGCCCTCACGATAATCTTCGTTGAAATTCCGACGCTATGGTAGTGATGGATACATCCTCCCCTGCGGCTACCAAGCACGGCTAAAGGGCCGACCGACGGTGGCACCATGGGTAGGCTCCCGCCACAGGCGGACAATACCGCGGACGTCACGAACGCGACGAAACGAGCTAGGTCATTCATCTCTGTCGCGATCTTTGATCGCGGTGGAGGGAGCCCCGTTGCGCTCCGACCGCTCCTGAAGGAGCGGCCGGATTTTCTCCTGAAACTCGCGCAACTGGTCCGGCGACATCTTTCGCAGCATGTCGACGAAACGGTCTCGCTCGTCCTCGTCCGGGAAGATGACGAAGCACACGAGTGGAAGGCGCAGAGCAGTCGAGAGCGCAGCGAGCACCGTCAACCCCATCATGATCTGGCCGTTCTCCAGGCACGAGAGATGTCTCAGGGACAAACCGGAGGCTTCGGCAAGCTCGTCGAGCGTCATGCCCTGCTCCATGCGTAGCTCGCGGAGGCGAGCGCCATACTTTACTGCGAGATACTGGGTCTGTCTGGGCACACACCTACTATGCACGACCCGGGACAAACCGGGCAAGGGGAAATCGACAGCGGGGAAAAGTTTGCCGCGGTTTGTCTAGGCTCCAGCCGCTGGTGCCCAGCCCACCATCACCGGACCGCTTGCCACGGCGCGGCTCCTTCTTCTAGGCTGCTCCTCGTCTCATGCGCGCCGCTGCCCCGCTCCTCGCCGCTGCTGCTCTGCTTGCAGCCACACGCGCGAGCGCCGAACCTCCGCCGAAGATCGCGACGCGGCTCGTGTACACCACCGCGCCCGGGATCGCGGGCTGCCCCAGCGAGGCGGCCCTGACAGACATGATCGGCTTCGCTGGCCGTTTGCGCTCGTGGGGTTCGAGTTTTGAGGGCTTGCCGGGCTGTTTGCCGCGGAAAATGCCTACGCCTCCACCCAGCCGTCTCTCTGGATGGGCCTTGCTTCTGCCTGCTTCACGCCGCGGCCGTTCATGCTTTGCGGGCTCGGGGCTTTCGGCCGCTACTCTGGCACCGTCCAGGTGACGACGGATACTTTCGACGTCGCGCGGTCCGAGCAAGAATCAACGCTGCGCACCTGGTTCGGGTTGCGTGTCGGAGCCGACTGGAAGCTGCACGATCGCTTCTCGTTGCGGTTCTCGGGCGACGCTATGCTCGCTACGAACGTCGAAACCTGGAACGTCATCCGCCCCGCCGGGGGAGAGAGCGACGTTCTGTGGCAAACGCCAGACTTCTTTGCGACGATCGGGGCTGCGGGCGTTGTGAGGTTCTAGGTGACAAACCTGCTATTCTGTGATAAGGTGGCACACATGGTCTCCACCAAAAGGCGCTGGGTTGCTGTTTCTGCCACCATCGGCACGCTGCTCGTGGGCTGTGCGGATGGGGAGAGGAACTTCTACCTCACCGAGCGCGATGCCGGCGCGCCGACCGATGCTGGAGACGGCGGCGAAGGCGGCGGGGGTGGATCAGGGGGCGACGAAGACGCCGGCCCAAGTTGCAATGGCCAATGCGTTCCCCTGACGCCGGCTGGTTTCATCCAGCCCATGCTCGTCTGGATGGGGCCTGAGGACCAGGCGCCCGCATGTCCCGAGTCGGCCCCGTCAAGCAGTACACGGGCCACAGGCAGCTCGTCATTCCCGACACGACGTGCCCGGCTTGCACCTGCCTCCCCTCGACAGGCTCGTGCGGTCTGCCGTCCGCGTTCACGGCATACACCTCGGCCGGCTGCGATCTCCCTGCCGCGGAGACCTCGTTCGACGCCCCAGCGGGCTGGGATGGCTCCTGCTCCGCCACGAAATTGCCAAGCGCGGCGATCTTCTCCGCCGCTGGCTCCTTTCTTTGGTCGTGCCTGCCGCCGAGGTAGACGCCCTCAGTCAAGAGATCTCGTACCGCGCAATCAAGGGCCTACCGAGCTACGACCCCGAGAAAGGACCGCTCGAGGGCTGGCTCTGGACGATCGTGTACCGCGCCGCGGCTGAATTCCACGAACGCGCGCAACAGGAGACCAGGCGGGCGCGCGCCGTTGGCGAAGCGCTCGTGACCGAAGCCCGAGCCCGTCCGAATCCGGAGGACGAGATCATGGCCGCCCAACGCTATCACGCGGTGCATGAGATCCTCCCCGAGATGGATCCCGCACGACGTGCGGTGTTGATGGCGCAATACTTCGAGGATCAGAGCGTGGAGGAGGTCTCCGCGTCGATGGAGATTCCCCCCGGCACGGTGAAGACCAGGCTCCGAGCTGCGCGCAACGATGTGGACGAGGAACTGGGAAGGCGAGGTTTGCGCGGGGCGCTCGTCCTGCCGTTCGCAGCTTCGCTGCTCTGGGTCAAGGAAGCACGCGCAGCCACGGGAACGAGCTCTTCCGCGCCACGGAATCGCTGGCTGGGACGCATCCTGAAGGTGCTCGGGGGTGAGCCGTTCAAAGGCGCTGCGCTCCTCGGGGCCGGTGTTATCGCTGGTGCGGCCGGGCTGGCCTTGATGCGGCCAGCGCCGGGACCGCGGGCGGCGAGTTCCCACGTGGGCATGCTGGTCGTTACGACCAGGAGTTTACGAACGAGCCGGTCCCGCACCTGCGGTTGGTCGTCGACCAGGAATTGCAGAAGTCGAAATCCGTTTCGCCGCTTCCCCCCAAATAGATAGACAGAAGCAATCAGTTTGACGCTGACGCTCCCGGCTCGCAGCCGGCCGCGGCGCAGGCGCGCACTTGCCCTGCCCTTTCTCGCGCGCACGCGCCGCGGTCGATTAGGGATCGAGCGCGTTTTCTCTGAGTCGAGGGGACAACTCCCCGTTCGCAGCTGGCCGCGGAGCCGCGGTCTGCACGGGCGCGGCATTCGTGGACAAGGCTCGGCGGCCGACTGCGGACGGAGGGAAACTTCCATCTATCATTTGCTTGCGGGGCGGGAAAACCGCCCCGTTCGCAGTCGGCCGCGGAGTGGGTCTGCGTCTGGGCACACACACACACGAGGAACGGCTCCGCGGCCGTCTGCGAACGGGCAGGCCATTGCTTAAGAGGGAGAACGTATGCACGGTGAGATGGCCCTCGCGTACGACGATTCCGATGATGAGAAGACGCCCATCCCTGGAGCGGATGAGGTGGACGATAGTGCGCTGACCGTCGTCATGCGGCGGCAATCGCTCGAGATTGCTGCCCCGCCGCGCATTACGAGGAACTCGCCACCGGCAGCCGAGGATCTGCGCCCCACGCTTTACGATCCGAACTGCATCCCCTCGTGGTGGCGCAGGTGCGGGGCATGGATCGGACACGCAGGACGCGCTCTTGCGCGGCGCCTTCGCCCCGTGCGCGTACTTCCCGAGCTGCCCCCGCTACCGCCGCCGACGCGTGGTGGCACGCTCGTCTGCGCGAACGCAGCGAATCTCGAAGAGGTGTTCATCTGCTCTGGCGGCTCGACCCCGAGGAGCTCCGGGCCGTCGGCCGGCTCGTGCATCACGTCCTCGCCGTGCGTCACCTCGGGACCGAGCCAATGACCAACGCGCACGTGCTGTTCGTGTTTGTCGCGGCTCTGGCCCGATGGTGACGGCACCGTGATTCTCGAGCGGCTCCGCGATAGGATGGCCCGCACGCCGCGGCCGCTCCTGGACGACGCGCTACTGCGGCTCGATGCGTCAGGAGAGATTGAACTCTCTCCGGCGCAGGAGAACGACGTGCGGGGCGAGAGGGCGGCGTTGCGGCATCCCACGCGCGGCCCGTTATCGCGGTGTGCCGTGTGGGAAGCGGAATGACGGGGAAGCGCGAGCCGACGAACGACGAGGATCAAGCCTTCTACGTGGCCTTTGGGCAGCGAGTCAGGGCGCTGCGGGACGAGAAGAAGCTTTCCTTGGCGGCGTTGGCGGCGCGTGCCGGTATCACGCCTCGGCGGCTCGCGTACTTGGAGGGCGGGCTCGTCGTTTCGTTGATCCCGATGGGAACGCTGACGGCTATCGCGGCTGCGCTGGGGGTGAAGACGTTCGATCTGTTCAACGTCGAGCACGCCACGAACGAGGTTGCGGGGCTGCTGGAGGATCTGCGGGGCGAGCCGGCAGAGAAGATTCAGGCGGCGCGGATGGCGCTCGAGGCAGAGGGGGGCGCGAACGCCGGGGGCAGTGCGCCGATCTCGAGGGAGTCTGGCAAGCCGTAGACGACGTCGGTGACGAGGAGCTCCGATGGGCGATCGAGCACGCGTCGCCGGGCGGTTCGCGAGCTGGTGCGGCAGGACCGCCAATGTCGAAGGTCGAGAAGAGGGTGCCTCTGGGAGCGCACCCCGAGCGATCAACCGTGCATTCCGGCCGAGGTGCACGCGATCGCAAGATTTGCCAAGATCGGCTCGCTGCGGCTGCCCTAGGCTGGAGCCCGCCCAGGAGGAGCCCGCATGTACGACCATATCGGTTTGAAGGTGAAGGATCTGAAGGCCAGCGCGCGCTTTTACAAGGCAGTGCTGGAGCCCTTGGGTTACGTGCCCGACAGCTCCGGCACCGGCTTCGGTCCCGACAACGCGCCGGCGTTGTGGCTCTACCAAGCCGAGGAAACGCACGTTGCAGGCGCGCATATCGCACTGCGAGCAAAAAACCGAGCGGCGGTCGACCGTTTCCACCAGGTAGGTCTCGAGGCCGGCGCCCGCGATCATGGCCACCCGGGCCTGCGCTCGGATTACGGTCCGGCCTACTACGCTGCCTTCATCCTCGCCCCGGACGGTAACAACGTCGAAGCGGTTTGCCTCGCGGAGGAGCGCTAGACATGGCCTCGATTCACCGGGAAATACTCATCGATGCACCACCCGAGCTGGTGTGGGACGCCGTGCGCGACGTCGGCGCGCTGCACACACGCCTGGTGCCTGGCTTCGTCACGGATACACGCTTGGAGGAAGGCGCGCGTATCGTGACCTTCGGAAACGGAATGGTGGTCCGCGAGCTCATCATCGATATCGATGACACCGCACGACGCATCGCGTGGTCAGCCGTCGGCACGCAGATGACGCACCACAACGCTTCGTTTCAGGTACTCGCCGACGGCGGCCGCACCCGCGGCGTATGGATCGCCGACCTTCTGCCGAGCGAGCTTGCGCCCCAGATCACCGCCATGATCGAGCAGGGCCTCTCGGCGATGAGGAAGGCGATGGAGTCGGAAAGCCCTCACGGCTGAATCATGGCCAATATCGCGAGATCTTCCGACAAGGTTGCCCGGCCGCGCGCCGCGAGGTAATGTCGACGGACCATGGCGGTCACCACGTTGCTCCAGCGATGCTCGATGTCGGTCCTCGATTATCGCTGCGCAGCCGGACCGTCGGACGTGCCGTTCGTCGAGGAACACAAGAGCTTCTCGGTCTCCTACGTGAGGACGGGGAGCTTCGGTTACCGCGTCGGAGGAAAGGCATTCGAGCTCGTGGCCGGATCGATCCTGGTCGGTCACCCGGGCGATGAGTACATGTGCACGCACGAGCACGTGCGCGGGGACGAGTGTCTGTCGTTCCAGCTCTCGTCCGATCTGGTGGCGTCGATCGGCGATCGCCCCAATATCTGGAGGACCGGCGGCGTGCCGCCGCTACCCGAGCTCATGGTGCTCGGCGAGCTGGCACAGGCGGCCGCGGAGGGCCGGAGCGACGTCGGCCTGGACGAGGTGGGGATGCTCTTCGCGGCCCGCTTCGTGGAGGTCTCGTCGGGCCGAAGGCATGCACTCGCCGAGGTCCGCGCACTCGATCGCCGCCGGGCGGTCGAGGCGGCGCTCTGGATGGACGCCCGTTCGCACGAGCCCATCCACCTCGAAGACGCTGCGAGCGAGGTCGGCCTCTCCGCCTTCCACTTCCTGCGGCTCTTCGCGCGCGTCCTCGGGGTGACGCCGCACCAATACCTCGTGCGCTCGCGCCTCCGCCGCGCGGCACGCCTCCTCACCGACGAAGCCCGGTCAATCACCGACATCGCGTTCGAGGCGGGCTTCGGCGATCTCTCGAACTTCATCCGCACGTTCCATCGCGCCGCCGGGATCTCGCCGCGGGGCTTCCGGAAAGCGGCGAGGGGAGATCGCAAGACCCTCCAGGATCGGCTCTCGCGCGCGAAGGGCCGACCATTGTAGCGACTGGCGGTCGCCAAGGCGTACGAGCCAAACGAGCCGGAATACTCTCGATTTCCTGCACAAGCCACGAGCACCAGTCATGCAGAGTCCTATGTTCGTCTCGAGTTTTACATGCGGCTCTGATCTCGATTCGTTCTGGTGTCGTGAGCCGATGATATATCGCTCGGTACTGGGTCCAGTGGGCGATGCTATCAGCCGGGAGTGGGCATGCTGCCTGTATTAGAAGCGGGCAGGCACGATCGCAGCGAAGATCCAGCAGATCACCAAGTCGTAGCAATGTAGCCAGTAGCCGAATATTCACTCGCTCCCCAAGGATGTCGCGAGCCTCAGGGAAACGCACGGTGTCCTCGAGTTCCCACTTATCGAGACCGTGCCCGACACAAACGTCGGCTATCGCCGCCAGTAGCATGGGCTCGTCAAAATCAAACTGTCCGAGTTCGAGCGTGTGACGTCGAACGAGTGCGCCTGCTCGTCTGTGGTGCTCGCGACGCATGAATTCTGCAATCAAAAGCCGGGTTGCGCGATCTGAGCAGCGCTCTGGCGCATCTCCTCAATCTGCTTCCACCGCTTCGCAGCACCGCCCTCTGTTGTCCAAACGAGCCACACGTCGGAGGATAGAACGGCATGCTTCTCACTCTCAGCAACAACCATACCAGCATCGTGCAGGTATGCCGCCGCGATTAGCACATACGTCTCGATTGCACTGAGATCAATATTCGGCTTCGTCTTCTGCTGCGGAAACAGGATGTTGGAGACTGCGTTAACGATTTCGTCCGAGTGATCGATCGTATGGTTTGTATAGTGCCCAAATGTCTGGGGGACATACGTGAGCCACCTCGTCACTCTAGTCCGCAGTTCCGCGAGCTTTGCATGGAGTTCCGGCTTCTTTCGCTTTTGATGCTTTGCAAGCGGGGAGGAAGGCAGCGGCTCAAGTTTCATGATGAACGTTTCCGGGGCAGGCACGACATCACACAGCGCTGTCAGCTCCAGTCCAGTCGCAAGCTATTCTACAGGGACGGCAGAGCCACCCAGGACGGAAGCAACCAAGAGGCCGCCAGTGCACTCATGCCGCTGTGTTTTCCGCGGGACGCGACTGCCAAGCAGGAGCGAGCGCTCGGCCCTGAACCCCGGCGGCGCGAAGGGCACGACCGCCTAGCGGGAGCCCATCCCCGCCCGACGCTACTGGCCACGACGTTCACCTGGCATCTCGACCGCCCTTGCTATGGATGTCGTTGCGCGTCGCCTGCGACAGCTCGCGCTGCGCCGGCTCCACGTCGAGTTCCGCGGCGGCTGCGCCGTCGACCTTGCCGAACGGCCGATCGCCGGACCGCGGGAGCAGGGTGCCCTCGAGCACGGCGTCATACCCCCGGCGCGTCGTCACCTAGAGGTCGGTGATCATGAACGTGGACCGATACTCGCCCACGACGTCGGAACCTCCCCCGTGGCGCGACGGGCTCGCGCCTTGGACCGCGAGGGGGAGGGACGAAACTCGGTTGAGCGATTCGTCTTCCGCCCCCGGCCGCGCTGGGGTACGCACGCGAGGGTGATCCGTGCCTGGCATCCGCTCAGCCGCCGTGCTGTTCGTCGCAGCCGCATGCACCGGATGCCTGCGCTGGGGGAGCCACGGAGCGGTCAGGCTGGCTGGACCCTATCACCCCGGCGGAGATCGCCGCGCTCGCATCGAAGATGCTCTTGCGAGCTTCTACACCAAGGGAGGACGCAAGGATGAGTTCATTGATATTCAAAGAAGATATCGGGCGGGACCGAATCGCGGACGTGATGCGAGCAATGGGGCTCGTGCCTCACCCCACGAACCCGGCCGAGGGCATGTTCTGGCAAATCTGGATGACTCCAGACAAGAAGAGCGCAGTCCATTACGTGGACGACTTGTTGACGAAGGTACGGTATTTTTCCGTCCGCGGAAAGAAGGCGGGCGCGCTGACCAAGAAGCTGAGACAGCAGCTGCCAATCTGGACCCGCGACGAGCTCCTGAAGCACGCACTGTTCACCTTGATGAAGGGCTCGGAGGAGGACATCGCGCGCATCGCCATGGAGGTCGCGGCGGAGATGGACGAGTACGATGCTGCGTCCGCGGGCGTCCTGGCGGCTTTTCTCAAGATGGACGAACGGAGTACTCGGCTGGCCGGCGCGCTTGCGTTTCGGAGCCGTCCATTTCCGTTGTTCCATAGTACCGCAGAGCAGCTCGCGGCCGACCCCGATCCGGAGATTGCAGTCATCGGAAAAGCGCTGCTCGCGCGGATCATTGAGCTCCACGGGCCCAGCGCCCCCCTGTAACCACGGCGCTGAACTTGGACGAATCGTGGCGCGCTATCTTTCACGAACCTCAACCGCCCTCGCAATCCGCCTCCCCGCCTCCTCCAAATCCTCCTTGAGATGATGCACATACCGCTGCGTCGTCGACAGGAGCTTATGCCCCGCCATCCGCTGCACCAACGCCGCGCAAGAGCCGCTCTGGCGAGCGGCCATGCCTGTTTCACGGCTGCAAACATTGATGACCTGCCGCTAATCGATCCGCTTTTCGCACTTCCACCGCCGCTCTCGGGGCTGATTTTGTTTCACGGTGAGCACAGCGACAAAAATGCGCCCGCCGAGCCTTGCGATGCCTCGGCTTGCGGCTTGATCGTCGAGCCGCTCCCCGAGCGGAGTTCGTGCACACGCTCAGCATGCCGCCATCGATCACCGTGATCCCGGCCGCCCGTGACGCGTCGCCGGCCCGCGCCGGTGCCGGCACCGGAGCCTGATACCTGTGCGTGTGCGCGCACTGCGCGGAGAACTCGTAGACGCCGCCGTCGTCAAGCAGCAGCGATCCTCCATTGCCAGGGCGACCTGGAATGGATGGATCAACAACAGCACGATGACGAGCCAGCGGCGCATGGTTACTCGGCGGGTGGATGAACGGCTATGATACGCGCGATCGGACCACCCCGGCAATCCGTGGAATGGCCGGCAGCGCCAGCAGCAGGGCCGCGGCCCCGGTGGCAAGCCAGCCGAACCAGTCGCCCGTGCGGGCGTAGAACGTGTCGAGGCGCGCCGCCGGAACAGCGGACAGCAGCGTCGCGCCCGGCAAGGGGGCCGAGCGGGTTTCCGCCACGACCCGGCCGTATGCATCGGTGACGGTCAGCAGCCCGTCGCGCGCGCTGCGCACCATCGCATAACCGCTTTCGACACCGCGCAGCGCGGACAGCCGCGCGGCATAGCGGGCATCCGCGTTGAAATCCCAGGCCGGCACCAGGATCGCCTGCGCCTGCCGCTGCCCGTAGGCGCGGCCCATCGCGGCGAAGTGCATATCCTTGCAGATCGCCAGCCCATAGGGCGTGCCGGCGATCTCGCGCACCGGGTACGCCGCACCGGGCAGATAATCCCGCTCCGGCGGCGCCAGGTGATGCTTCTGGTACGTGACAGCGAGCTGGCCGCCCGGCGAGAACAGCCAGGCGAGATTCAGCTTGCGCGCGCCCGCATCGAGGCCGACGCCGGCCACGAGCCACACCCCGGCCCGTGCCGCCAGCGCGGCCAGGCGCTCCGACAGCCGCGCGGCCGCCTCGGGCGCGACAATGGCGATCTTCTCCGGTAGCACCACGATGCGCGCCCCCTGTGCGGACAGCGCGACAACATGGCTTTCGTACTGCGCCCACACGCGCTCCGCGTGTGCCGCCGGTGTACGCGGTCCGATGAAGTCGTCGATCGCGGCAAGGCCCACGCGCTGCCCCGCGGGCACGTCGCCCGGCATGCGGAAATGGCCGAACGCGAAGATGGCCGCCACGAGCGCCAGCGCGCAGCCGGCCAGCGCGTACCATCCGCGCAGCGCGGCCAGCGCGAGCGCGGCGGGCACCAGCGCCACGGCGAACACGAGCCCGGCGACACCGGTCAGCGCCACGATCTGCACGGCCGGCGCGAAGTCCGCCTGCGAGTACGCGAGGCTGCCCCAGTTGCCGTCCGGGTGCGCGGCCGCGAGCAGCGTATCCACGGCGCACCATAGCAGCGGGTAGGCCAGCACGGACCAAGGCGCCGCCGTGTGCATGACGACACGGCGCGACAGGCCGGTCACGAGCACCCATGCCAGCGCCAGCAGCAGCGTGACCAGCACCGCGGCCGGCACCGGCATCAGTTGCATGAAATAAGCGAAGTTACCGCTGGCGGCGATGAGCCCGGCCAGCAGCGCCAGGGCCGCGGAGACGAGCGCGCCGTTGCGCCATGCGGCGAACAGCAGTGGCGCGGGCGCGATCCATGCGAGCCACCACACGGGTTCCAGGCCGAATGCCTGGCGCATCGCGAGGCCCCCGGCCAACGCGAGCAGGACATCCACGACGATACGGCGGTTCATCGCGGCACCACCGAAATCCAGATTTCCACGCCGCCTTCCCCGGTGCGCACGTCGAAGCGACCGTCATACCGTTCGAAGTCGGCGCCGCCTGCCGCCCGCAGGTTCGACGCGGGCAGCCAGCGGTCGTAGATTGCCCGCCATGCCATGCGGATCGCCGCGATGTGGCCGGGGTGGAAGAACACCGCGTAACGCTGCGCGGGGATGTGCAGCGGCACGAGGCCCGTGGGTACCATGCCGTCGATCTCGATGCCGCAGGTGTAGTCGAACGCCCCGTCAGCGGTATCGACGCACGCGCCATACTCGTATGGCCCGACCCGGCATGGCGGCGGTGGATGGCTGGCGAGCCGTTGCCACAGCGCGGGAATGCCGGCCGCGGTTTCATGCGTGTAGCGTGCGCTCAGCCCGGCGATCGTGAAGGCCCGCCGGTCGATCAGCCGCGGCGCCGCCAGCGGCAGGTCGCCGCCATGATCGAGCCGCAGCGCCGGCACCAGTTCCAGCCCGTC includes:
- a CDS encoding IS4 family transposase, whose amino-acid sequence is MPHSPVDEMPGCSHTRAFARAASLSKRNDHLSTLPGYFASATTCRLWISGPTTTVGRSARTGSDPKAAGSRRVSVAEMRHWRSRRSRPSGRRTRATSVHSVHHSPLSSLRPISPRRWLSIDRILVFPGICRGSRSLRAAMLASRQETREWAHEEFGHAQLGDARRTVRLVRMAAEAARHPGGTVLEVFRCHAEQQGTHDFLANPHIRESDILDAMAVATAGRCEGQPFIFVVVDGTSLRLTDRKYAKDFGAVGSTTLGARGLKVVHAYAVSPDGVPLGILDQQWWNRVPQKKRNDCHLRVVAAKETRHWLRTIEASKERLVASTTRVWFQLDREGDRYATLKTLHSTGQWFTVRSTYGSRFIQHGRRKKRLTDVLARTRVRGIHRLFVRPRDDRAGRTATLRIRTTAVVLDMLERPTGEQYALPVNVVDVHETGTTPRGEEPIHWRLLTNHPIDTDEDVALVLHGYSQRWRIEDLHRTWKSGACRVEDTQLRSTQSVVKWAMIMAATAARIERIKLLARTDPSRPASIEFGPHEIAATLLMKQKYKKRSEVISNSMPEIGQFTTWLAELGGYTGKSSGGPPGSVTIKRGLDFILPIAAALAALDEQRKKR
- a CDS encoding SpoIID/LytB domain-containing protein, whose translation is MVVALRERRSPRKSARMAAPRHFVDGRMRHLRRTAWPCVMISLQEPTEAPSRILTVEGWLSLEEDYLPRVCSGELRDAPPEAQAALVIAARTYVLRAMRDDPRLGRSRPIPNGEGFQVFAGHATAACTVAATRTRGLVVRHNGRMILANYVAGAPWMNDGTLGRDVTNTERWVTYNAGRSGAVVIPTRLSLATHPGNRGCMSQNGAHYLAARGYGYQTILRYFYGDDIELFKLKTEGNGRLVGVLALAALGLLIIEGERN
- a CDS encoding helix-turn-helix domain-containing protein is translated as MHSRCVPRQTQYLAVKYGARLRELRMEQGMTLDELAEASGLSLRHLSCLENGQIMMGLTVLAALSTALRLPLVCFVIFPDEDERDRFVDMLRKMSPDQLREFQEKIRPLLQERSERNGAPSTAIKDRDRDE
- a CDS encoding RNA polymerase sigma factor; this translates as MPAAEVDALSQEISYRAIKGLPSYDPEKGPLEGWLWTIVYRAAAEFHERAQQETRRARAVGEALVTEARARPNPEDEIMAAQRYHAVHEILPEMDPARRAVLMAQYFEDQSVEEVSASMEIPPGTVKTRLRAARNDVDEELGRRGLRGALVLPFAASLLWVKEARAATGTSSSAPRNRWLGRILKVLGGEPFKGAALLGAGVIAGAAGLALMRPAPGPRAASSHVGMLVVTTRSLRTSRSRTCGWSSTRNCRSRNPFRRFPPNR
- a CDS encoding helix-turn-helix domain-containing protein, whose protein sequence is MTGKREPTNDEDQAFYVAFGQRVRALRDEKKLSLAALAARAGITPRRLAYLEGGLVVSLIPMGTLTAIAAALGVKTFDLFNVEHATNEVAGLLEDLRGEPAEKIQAARMALEAEGGANAGGSAPISRESGKP
- a CDS encoding VOC family protein — its product is MYDHIGLKVKDLKASARFYKAVLEPLGYVPDSSGTGFGPDNAPALWLYQAEETHVAGAHIALRAKNRAAVDRFHQVGLEAGARDHGHPGLRSDYGPAYYAAFILAPDGNNVEAVCLAEER
- a CDS encoding SRPBCC family protein yields the protein MASIHREILIDAPPELVWDAVRDVGALHTRLVPGFVTDTRLEEGARIVTFGNGMVVRELIIDIDDTARRIAWSAVGTQMTHHNASFQVLADGGRTRGVWIADLLPSELAPQITAMIEQGLSAMRKAMESESPHG
- a CDS encoding helix-turn-helix transcriptional regulator, which codes for MAVTTLLQRCSMSVLDYRCAAGPSDVPFVEEHKSFSVSYVRTGSFGYRVGGKAFELVAGSILVGHPGDEYMCTHEHVRGDECLSFQLSSDLVASIGDRPNIWRTGGVPPLPELMVLGELAQAAAEGRSDVGLDEVGMLFAARFVEVSSGRRHALAEVRALDRRRAVEAALWMDARSHEPIHLEDAASEVGLSAFHFLRLFARVLGVTPHQYLVRSRLRRAARLLTDEARSITDIAFEAGFGDLSNFIRTFHRAAGISPRGFRKAARGDRKTLQDRLSRAKGRPL
- a CDS encoding HD domain-containing protein, whose translation is MRREHHRRAGALVRRHTLELGQFDFDEPMLLAAIADVCVGHGLDKWELEDTVRFPEARDILGERVNIRLLATLLRLGDLLDLRCDRACPLLIQAACPLPADSIAHWTQYRAIYHRLTTPERIEIRAACKTRDEHRTLHDWCSWLVQEIESIPARLARTPWRPPVATMVGPSRARADPGGSCDLPSPLSGSPAARSRRRDGTCG